A region of the Apium graveolens cultivar Ventura chromosome 6, ASM990537v1, whole genome shotgun sequence genome:
TAATATCCGAatccgaataaatatattttatatttaaatattttaacaatttaaaaatatattatattaaatttatagtgtgttcatttgtatgtatacatatacatacatatatatattaaatattatgtttataCAAATTTTTTAGACATAGAAAAAGTTCATTTGAATTTAACAATTTAAAGATAACGATTATATTGAAAAGATAAATACAATTAATTTTTTGataaattaaaatatgatttaatcactttatttcttattttaatttttaaaaataaatttttaatttttactatagtttttcaattttttcatttttttaaatttttaatataaaataaaaaaaaaatctgaTTGAAAATCAGATTCGGATCCGGATATCGGATCCAGATTcggatattattatttaaatatttccgGATATGGATACGGATTTTCGGATTTGGATCCGGATACGGATATTGGCAGATCCGTATCAGAATTATTAGTTTGACAGCCCTAGGAACTTGTATAGAAATAGAGGAAACTAAGCATGTCACAATACTGATTATCTGTTAATTTTACAGACATTTTGTATAAATTACCAATCAACATATGCAAAAAAAGGATAAAAACAATTGTGGTGCCATTAACATCAATTGTTTGATGTCAAACATATTACCTTGGATAAACTTAGGTAACAGTACCCACTCTGATGATGTGTTTCATAATATTGTGAGTCTAACGAGTCCACCAACATTCTGCAAGGTTGTATTAAGATTGCAAACTTCAGTTCGTTAAACAAGAAAAGCAAATACTATAGATCTTGTTACAACTACAGAGATAAGCAACAAACATTCAAAAAGAAGCAAAAGAAAGAGTATCAAACCTTGAAAACATCACAAACTCCAGGAAGGACCGGGTTGGCAAAGCCCAGCTATGCATAACAGACCATGTACCTCCATCTTTAGGCATAGGAGGAAGAGAAGTCAAATTATGCTTTATACCATACATCTTTTTGAGAGTCTCCAAGAATGCAAACCTATAATTTATATAGAGGAAGTCATGTCAAAATTCAAAATCTTAGCAAAAAGGCTAAAGTAATTGCACGACTGACATCGATAACTGGTACATATATAACTATATAACTCTGTCCTTGCCTGCAATTTCCTGCATTTATCGCATCACAGAATGACCAGAAATCCTGTTGCAATGAATTTCTGGGATCCTTGTCCATACGAACCCAGAAATAGAGAGCATCACCGTGCCTTCTTGTTTCAATATCACTTAGCAGTGCACTCTCGGCATCCTTAGACAATGACTCCTGTTAAATCCACAACTTTAGTGTAAAAAAGAAATCGACATTTTATGCCTAATAGTTCTGTGACTTCATTCTTCTGTTAGAGATCTAACAGTGTTATGTTCTTAAACctactaaataaataaaaatattgacAAAGTTTCAAGTAATCTGCTTCTACATGCAAATCTCAGTGTTGAATGAAAGGCCCAAAGAAGTGAAAGCATAAAATATAAAGGAGAGAGTCCTTGCACATTAGGTTTACATATAAATACAAACCTTCCTTGCAGTAGCTCTCCAAGACTGGAATCCTATCCAAGCATTTTTGTGTATACGGTCAACTCTGTGGGCAATTGCAAAGAAAGCTCCATACTCATAAAGTACATCTCGGTAATAAGGGTTGTTTAGAAGTGAAAGACGAGAAGGTGCATCAACATCATCTGCTCCGGATCTTCTGCCTTTGCTGGACTACAAACATCCGGTACATGATCAGATTGAGAAGATATAAATTTTCTACAGAAAAATACTTGAGACAACTAAAACTGTCACTTGATTTCAGGTGGCACATATGATAAACATAAAAATCCAAGCATTAATTGATGTAAATTATTACCAATTGGGCAGTTCAATGAGAAAGCCGAAAATAGCACTCACCAAtccaagcccacgataaagtgATCTGTTGTGCAAAAAAGGCCAGGCTCCTTCACCAAGGTAAGGTTCGTAGATCGTCAAAGGTTGACCAGTCCGTTCAAGCTCTCCGTCGTCCCTTTCATGTAAATCATTCTTTAAGCGATCAGCCTTTTTGGCATTTCTATATACGTCATCCCATGTTCCCCTGGGTTGCTCAGTTCTGTCCTTTAACTGAATCAATTACATATTAGAAGTGGTAAGTGTACTGTTTCACCACAAAACAAAAAGAACGCAATTTTCAATTCTTTGCATTGAGCATGGTTTACCTCTTCGTCTTCTCTTCTCTTCCTAGTATTAATAATTTGATTAAACTTTTCTTCTTCCCAGATACTGTATAAAAAAGTTTCAGTTGTTGTTACAGTACTTGAACTCTCTCCTTGAGAATTGTTCAACTGCTTCTCAAGCTCGTCTAAAAAAGTGTAGCCTTTCCTCATTTTATCTACAAATGTTAGATCTGAAATGCTCTGGAAATGATGCCACTGCCACTCTTCCTTCAGATTTTGTGGGATGACTGAAATAGCCTGGGGTAATGCAACTTCAGATGGGAACTGCAGAACATTCTCCAACAATAAAGAGTAGCCTTCAATAGATTCCGAGACCATTATGTTTTTGGCAGTATGTTTACCAATTGATGCAACATTGCGAGCGAGGGGAGATAGTTTTCCATTTCCCATAACTTGCCATAGGATCTGAGTTAAAGCCCTGATATTCTCCTTTGGATAAAGATAACCATTTACCCTGTCATCAACCTGAGAAATACCATGTTTAGTGTGTAGCTAGCTTACATGAAAAATGCAataacaaaaattaaaaaaagagaaaagacCAAGTAGAACATGTTAGGAGGCTGATACTAATAGAACTATAATGGGATCAAAGCATATTACTAGTAAAGAATCTGAAATCTATGGTCACCTAATTAGTTGGAAAGGCTCAATTAGTCTACCGTTTGGATCATGGGATCCAACCCGGTTAATGGAAATGATCTCATGATCCCATGATCCAAACGGTCACTACAGGTTTTTGTATAACCACAAAATGATGCAATCACATTGTCCAGAAATGCAAAAAGCTAAACCTGATACAGTTATGTTGTATGTTATTCATATAtctatataatttaaaatatgaaaTCAACATCTACTTTAAAATTATAGCTTTCAATCATCATATAGAAGTGCAAGAAAATAGAATAAAATACCAGATGAAATATGGAAGGCCAATATAAGGTGAATGGGAATATTAATAAAACAGGAAACACCAGAACGGGAGAGGAGATATTGCTAAACCAGAAAGTTCTAGGTACTGTAATTGTTGAAATGTATACATGGAAATAGGTCCTTTCAAATTAATTTTTTCAGTACAAAATAACAACAGAAATGAGTATGCATACAGGGATGATAAAGGGAACATGGCATCTGTATAAGCTTACATATTTTTTAATCAAGGCATGATCAGGGGCGATAATTGGTTTCTCCAAGTACATTGCTCTCTTCAAAATTTCAGGAAATGATTGCTCTTCATAAAGTGATCCATATATAACAAGATCAACCATGCTTACAACACCATCTACATCTTCATCAATAGAAATATGCTTCACAGTTCCAATTGGGTATTTTAGCTTTGTAGCAATCATCTGCACAAAAAGAACGAAATGCCTAGTCTTAGCTCTTAAGAAGATCAATACTAAGAACATCTACAATCATCAAGCAGAAATTTACCTCAACAGCCACACTATAGTTACTAGTAGAGTCTCTACTCATGACTATAACTTTAACATTATATGTGGAATAGTTGAATGATGGGAATCCCCTCAAAAGCGGTAGCATAGCTTGTAGAACAAGAGCATGCTCTAGCCACATTCCTCTATACAAAAGTTGACTACCCGCGATGGCAATGACAAAGTCATCAGAACTGAAATTCATCTTGTCACGCAAACTATATTGTTGTGAGCCTATAAAATGATCTACTTCCCATGCTTCAGCAGGAGACCCCGGAATAACAAAGAAGTTTCCAGTATCACATGGTGAGTAAAGTATCTGACAGATTATGTCGACAGAAATTAGCAACAGGACATGCATATGCCAATACACATGGTTATGAGTATATGTGAGAAGTTAAAAACGTCATGCTACTCCAAGCAACAAAGATAATTAAAATTCGGTGATAAATTTGATTGGATGTAATGATACTgcattttaaaatttatttaccTCATTAATGATTATTACTCTCAAGaatttgaagtcaggatgatATACAGCTAAACAGAAATTGTAGGATTACAAATTACCGGCAAGACATGATTAGGGTAGACAACAACAGTGGCTCGAGCAAAAACTCTTTTCCAGTCCTCAACAAACTCAACCTGGCCATTTAACACGTATTGTCTTAAACGAGTAGCCAGAGTAGAATCTTGCATCGTCCATATTAGAGGTACAGATTTGAATGGTTCCTGCAAAAGACTGTAACAAGTAAAATCATTATTTCATAAGATGAACGGATCAGGTAATTATGAGAACACATTCGGTATGCTAAAAGAAAATTGGAAGATTATTATTGGCAACTCCACATATAGATTCAAAAATATTACAGTTCTAACTAGTTCAAAAAGCAAACTATCTTTAGTAGTGAAGCAATAAATGAAAAATGAGACCGGAGCAAGAGACTGCATTAAGAACACATCGAGCAATACTAAAATAATAATGCTGACCTGGAAATAACTCTCCTGGCATCAAGACTGTTTACAAGGACACCATCGTAACTGCACAGGATTGCAcacaatatttttttttaattagcATGCATGAAAAAAATTGATTGCAACTACGGGAGCTTGAAACTGGAGTCACTGAATATAAGATATACCAATAGGTTGATCACGATCCTTACAAGCTCATACACGTGGTCCACACAAATGGTGTTAAGCAAACATAAGAACGGTTATGGTACAAAGGTTACATGTAGTCAATGAAAACAGGACATCTACTAGACAAGCTTTTTTATGAACCCTCAAACTGCAGATTGACTGTTGAAACATTTTAACAATTTGTTTCCAAAAAATAATTTTCATGAAATTGAACCTGGAAGACATACTTTAGCCAGTCTACAACAATCTCCTTCTTCCCAGTTGATTGAATGAAGTTCACAGTGAATCCTAGATTTCTCCAGACAGAATGTGCAGGACCATCATCAATTGAGTGAACCTGGAGGCAAAAATAGCTCATTGATATATAGACTGTAGCAATCACTAGAGCAAATCCAATAAATAATAACATAATTTTCTTAAGGACAAAGGAAAAACTCGGCCAATACTACAAGAACTCCCAAGTATTAAGATATATTAATCTCCCAGTCCAAGAGCATAGCAGATCAGTTGAACATAATTAACACTCAATAGCGTTCAATTTGCTTATCCTGTGCCTTTTAGAAAATGAGTACAAATTTAGAATATAAACCTGAGCTTCTTTTTATCCATTGCAATACTGGGCAGGCTTTTCAGTACAACAAAACACAGCACGCCTAACGGATCAATCATGAGAACAATTTGTATGAACTCTCAAATAAAAAGGTCCCTAACTTTTTGAAGGAACTTTTATGTGGAAATAAGTTAAACTCAAGCTTCTAAACCTTTAACATGCTGCCCTGCCTCAAGGCCTTTCAACCAAAACCATTAAAACTGAAGTTGGATTAAAATACGGATCATAAAAATGATGTGGTATCTATATCTGAATGGAAAGCATATCTAACAACAAAACTACAAAATATCCAGGTTTTTCAGATCAAAAATTTGTGTATCTGCACACAATCTAAAGTAAGCTGAAAAACTTCCAAAGCAACCATTGGATTTCCTTAATAAAAACAGAAATGGATTGATCATTAGGCATTTGCGCAGATGTCACAAGCAGTCAAGCCCTACAAGACTTCAAATTTAAATGCATTGCAGTGTTTCGAACAACATCGCGACAAATTATATTGACAAGTTCAAGATTACAATTACAGTATATTAGTTTGTGTAGAGCTATTCCACTTATCTATCCAAACAAAAGACACTGATCTCTTTTAGCATCACTATGAAGGTAAATTACCAATGTATTTTTTCTAAACAGTAATGTGAATAATATAACAATCAAATTGGAAATTCAAATGTCaatataaaataattatcaaGAAACCATATGAGAGCTTAACTCAGATATATTTATGCCTACCATTGAAACTTAAAGCATTGTAATTTTAAAAGGTTAATAACATTTTCCAGGACACAACTATACTATGCCAGCCTCCAACAACTAAACTCGGTATAAGAGTCTTTTACAAGATAGTTACCTCAATCTCATAACCAATTTCACGCAAAGCAGCTGCCAAGGTAACCATCATTATTTGTTGTGGATCAACCAGCAGATCCGTAAACACCTATACATAAAAATCAAAACTTGAGCACCTCAAAAATATATGAACTAACCATAAATCTACACAAACAATCACTCAAAAATCTACAATTCAATACAACTTGGAGCTCAAACACTCACCATAGCAAGCTGAGGCTTTCTCAAACCAAATCTCAATCCCTTTTGAGCACCATAAGATCCATTAACATCTTTCTGAAACTTAGCCAAAATCTTGGAAGGTTCAAACTTAATATCTTGACCAAAATCAAGCACACCCATCTCTTTCAAAAACGTCAAATCACCATCAACAATTTTTCTACTTTGACTCAACAAGTCCCCAGATTTTTCAGTGATTGACCCTGGTAACAACATTTGAAACAAAACAACAAAGAAAAAAAACACAGCAACTGTACAAACCCATTGTAAATAATCAATCTTTTTAAACAATATAAATCTTGCAAATCTGGATCTGGGTCTTTGAGTAAACGAGTTTCTATCACTTCTACTACTACTTAAACGTTGAAAACTTGAATCTCTCTTCACTGGCAGACCATTTTCAAGTGACCCCATTTAAAGTCCCATCAACATAAAACCCTTCTAAACTTTAACCCCCTCTACATATATGTTTTGTATATGAATATTTTCTTGAGTTCTTGAAAAAAAGAAGGGTCTAAAGATAAGAAAGAAACGATTTTTATTAGTTTCTGGGCTGTTTTGACAAATGGGGTTATTTTTTATAGTAATAAGTAGCAAGCTAAAAGTTTGTAAAGATTGCCATTAAAGAATGCATCAGAAACATGTGTATGATTTAGATTACCAAGTAGAAAAAGAGCAAAGAGGAGAGAGAAGATGGTGAGAGTATATAGTAGAGCAATAAAGATGATGTGTGAATGTGTGTATTTACGTACAATGTACTGTGTGTCTAGGTGTAGTTGTGTGGATTTGTCTATTGGTTGTCATATGGTCAATTTAATCCACATAAATCTTTGATGAAAATATGGAAAATGAGCTGTTTTTTAAGTATATTGTGATGAAAGATTTGAGGTGGGTGGATAATTACAGAGAAAAAATAGTGAGAGATTTTGGGTTTTATTGCGGTAAAAGATGTGTGAGTGTAAGAGAGAAAAATTGTAGGCAAAATACTTTTGCTACTTGATTGGTTTGGAGATTATATAGGGATATGTTTCTTTATATACACTAGAGTTGTTTAACATAACCTGTTTATAACGCTACGTTGTCTTAATTATGGTAACAGTGTTTTCTTTGTCATGTCGATATTAATTGCGCtagatttctgttttaaaaaaaGGTATGAGATGAACATTGTCGGTTGATACTTCATATACTTTTATCTTTTGGTTTATAGATTGCATTATTCTTATTACTGGTTAGATGTGCTAAATTACAATTTATATTATGATATTagatttttaaatttatattattaataagCTAACAAAAAGTTATAAGATAGTGGATCTGGTtcaataataataatttaaaggAGTATATGGCCTCGTCAATAAAAACAGGTAATGTACATGACACGTACTTGCTTAAATCATCTTTTTGTTTGAAATGAATCAAACAATGACCAAGAGTATCAGGGCGATATGGTTGTCAATGTATCGAAAATCCGATTTGAAAATTAATGAAACGGATATTGATTGTTGAAAAAAAAATTTGATCTGAAAAAAATTCGATCTGATATATATAGGATATGAATCCGATCTGATTCAATCCGTTAATAATCCGATctgattatatatataatattataaaataattaaccGTAATGTGTCAGCCCCCGCAATGCTTCATTGCGGTAACCGCAATGTGTCAATGCGGCTACTCCAGGATTAATATATTTTTCaaagtttaatattaattttattttgacataattgtaaaataatagataaatatatatatataattttaattccggtttaaatttataatttatttatttagtagttattatatttttattttgtatttaccatttatattaataaattctttattttaacaaataaaattacAAACTGCTGAACACATCtccagcaatgtttcattgctCGAGTGACCCATTAAAGATGACCCATTAAAGATGACCACCAAGCCATTAAGAGTCCCTTCCGCAATGACTCATTGCGACAGTCATCGAGGGAGGACACTATTTTAAATGTAACGGTTTTTACCcgctttattttttctaatttatttttttgttaaaaatgaatttttaaatattttttcgtacttatattttgatatttttgaattaatattttaaactaaaatatttaaattaaatattgaatttaaaatttttgaatgaaaaaagtatttttaattatttgttcgaagtagtaattttgaatttttattataacggaatattgtgagttttatgttttttttaatattgtgagttttatgtttttatttttcttctacttgtccaatttaatttatcaatttttaatttatagtaaacgaatataatgctaaaaattgaaaatgtggaaactaaaaaaatgaaattttatcgatttGTCGTTAcctataaaaaaatttaaaacaacTCAGCACCCGCAATGTTAAAcattttttcgtaacaaataaaaaaaatactcTCTGCCACCTAcaacattgtttcattgcggctagTGCGTTGAAACATTGCGGTAGGTGTCTCTTTAACCACCCGCCGCAACATTTTATATATGTTGGGGCTGGCCAAACACCTCCCGCAATGACGCATTGCGGGAGggatttttattattattctattctcatttgtttttttaaaattaaaaattatttataaaaaatatttaaaatttaaattaaaatagcTTGATTAGAATTTACTCAAAAAAGTTTTAGAAAAGACGACACCTTTCGATCAATAAACAATCATACTTGCAAAACTCCATTCATACATTTCAGTTACTATCTTCGATTTTTTTcattaaaactaatattttaattatttttcgaatatatatctaatttatttttaaatttttaactcATTATGCAATTGATAATAAATGGTAAGTAGtaataaaattagaaaatataGAACAAATGATTGTTaaaattaatcataaaaattaattcattaaaatatgattttttttgttattttagaaattaaataaaaataggCCTCCCTCCTGCCGCATTGTTTCATTATGACAGGTACCTCCCGTAATGGGACCCATTGCGGGAGGTCTGCTGCAATGAAATGTGAGGGACTCGGTGGTTACTACAACCACCCGGGGTTATGGACCAAAACCCATTATataatgtatatatattttataaatagtCTCAAGTAGTCGTGTTTGTAGATTAGGATATTTATAATTGGGTTTATTGGCTCTTCTCTGACATGCAGCATGCACAAGTACGCATGTTGATAgcgttataatattattatacAAATTATAAGGTGGTTATAtcaatttaatttttaataagtAGGCTAAAATCAAATTTTATTAAAGTCTTTTAATATTTGTAGTGATGtgtttttataatttaaaatattgaacaagtgatttttttaatatattaacGGATAGGAGCTCCGATCCAAAAATCCGTGATTCTAACGGATCCGGATATGGATCGGGCTGTAAAAAGTCCGGTCGAAATTCGATATGGATCTGAATCTGGTATATTTAGATGGATCGGGATATGAATCACGGTCGATCGGATCCATTGACAGCCTCAAACTGGtcaactaaaataaaaaaaaaaactaaaaaaaatacaTATATAACATATAAATCATAAGAATATTAGTTACCTAGATTGTAAAGCCGCACCCAAACGAAGCAATCGTCTTGTCATCTGACATGGTTAAATAGTCATGTGTTTTTTGTTTGAGAGTCTTTAATTTCATTTCAATTTCAGTTATTATGGCCAATACTGGTAATTTAGTTTACGAAATGAATAATATTTCTTTAGATGATAAGGAAGAAGGCGGTATAGAGATCAATGACGAGGTTCTGATACATTATACCGCATAAAATCAAGCTTTTGATATTTAACTTCGCATCATAGGATGTCGGGGATGAATTAGGGGGCCGAAGGGAGCTTCGGTCCCCGCCAACTCCGGAATAACCCCAAAAtttcaatataaaattttaaaatttactaaGAATTTTTCTTTCCGTCCCCCctaaatatgaaaaaaaaatgaaattggGAATTGCCTAAATaaattttattgatttttttaaatattttatctaaaataatatGGGTTAGATGAAAATTAGttaatttattcatttaattttaattaCTTAATAGTAAATAAAGAAAATAGAAGAGATTCAAACAGGTAAATATCTCAATCAAATTGGAACATTGCAATGTTTTTGAGATACTAGATGGAGTTCACATTTAACTGCTATATCATATAGCCTATATGTAGTTTGATAAGAATGTACGGTGCTACTCGTTCGGTTTTGATTGATTTTGCTGCTCAAGGGTACAACTTTTGCTCAAAGAGGTGATGCTTTAAGTGTTATTAAAATATTGATGTcttatgaatttttatttattttagatGTAGTCAAGGAGATAATGACTATTACTGATCTACTTTGTCAAGCATTACAATAAAAGTCTCAGGATATTTTAAATGATATGCATCTGGTTTCCACTACAAAGTTGTTGATTCAAAAATTGAGAAGTGATGGTTGGGAGAGTCTTTTAGAGAACGTAAAATCATTCTGTGAGCGGTATACTATCTTGATTCCAGACATGAATGTTTCCTACTTTGTTGTGCTTAAATCTCTTTGTCGGCAAGGAAAATAAAAGCAAATGGTGACAACAGAACATTATTACAAAGTAGAAATCTTTACAACTGCCATAGACCAACAACTATATGAGTTAAACAATAGTTTAAGCGAAAAAATGACAGGGCTTCTTATTTTAAGTTCATCACTAAATCCTAGGGATGGTTACAAGTCTTTCAATATAGAGAACATTTGCAAGCTAGTTGAAAATTTTTATCCAGGAAATTTTTTGGGAGATGAAAAAATCCATTTAAAGTGTGAACTACAACATTATGGCTTAGATGTTCCTGTTCATCCAGATTTGAAGAATCTATCTACTCCTGGTGATTTATGTCATGGATTTGTAACCACGGAAAAAGCTTACATGTATCCATTAGTTGATAGACTATTAAAGCTTGTCTTGACTCTTCCTGCATCTACTGCAACATCTGAACGAGCTTTTTCAGCTATGAAAATTGTAAAAACATGCCCTCGAAATAGAATGGAAGATGAGTTTCTCATAGCTTATTTGTTTCTATATATTGAAAAAGAAATTGCGGAGATCATTTCTATTGACGAGATCAttaattcattttatttaatCAAAGAAAGGCACACACATCTCAAATAAACTAGTATATTTTCTACTTTTATCAATTTGGTCCCCCCCATGTTAGATTTCTAGTTCCGCCCCTGATAGGACGTTTCATCAATGAGGGACGTGTTGACTTCGAAGCAATGCAACATACCTCAGCCCTGTTGTAGAAGCCAAGTAAGGGGGTTTACATGAAAAGATTGGGCTCAAACTTATACCTATTTTAGTTTCATAA
Encoded here:
- the LOC141663937 gene encoding uncharacterized protein LOC141663937 isoform X1 codes for the protein MGSLENGLPVKRDSSFQRLSSSRSDRNSFTQRPRSRFARFILFKKIDYLQWVCTVAVFFFFVVLFQMLLPGSITEKSGDLLSQSRKIVDGDLTFLKEMGVLDFGQDIKFEPSKILAKFQKDVNGSYGAQKGLRFGLRKPQLAMVFTDLLVDPQQIMMVTLAAALREIGYEIEVHSIDDGPAHSVWRNLGFTVNFIQSTGKKEIVVDWLNYDGVLVNSLDARRVISSLLQEPFKSVPLIWTMQDSTLATRLRQYVLNGQVEFVEDWKRVFARATVVVYPNHVLPILYSPCDTGNFFVIPGSPAEAWEVDHFIGSQQYSLRDKMNFSSDDFVIAIAGSQLLYRGMWLEHALVLQAMLPLLRGFPSFNYSTYNVKVIVMSRDSTSNYSVAVEMIATKLKYPIGTVKHISIDEDVDGVVSMVDLVIYGSLYEEQSFPEILKRAMYLEKPIIAPDHALIKKYVDDRVNGYLYPKENIRALTQILWQVMGNGKLSPLARNVASIGKHTAKNIMVSESIEGYSLLLENVLQFPSEVALPQAISVIPQNLKEEWQWHHFQSISDLTFVDKMRKGYTFLDELEKQLNNSQGESSSTVTTTETFLYSIWEEEKFNQIINTRKRREDEELKDRTEQPRGTWDDVYRNAKKADRLKNDLHERDDGELERTGQPLTIYEPYLGEGAWPFLHNRSLYRGLGLSSKGRRSGADDVDAPSRLSLLNNPYYRDVLYEYGAFFAIAHRVDRIHKNAWIGFQSWRATARKESLSKDAESALLSDIETRRHGDALYFWVRMDKDPRNSLQQDFWSFCDAINAGNCRFAFLETLKKMYGIKHNLTSLPPMPKDGGTWSVMHSWALPTRSFLEFVMFSRMLVDSLDSQYYETHHQSGYCYLSLSKQDKHCYSRVLELLVNVWAYHSGRRMIYINPDTGLMQEHHMLKSRRGQMWVKWFNNNMLKSMDEDLAEEADSDGPKKRWLWPSTGEVFWKGMYEKERSQRSRDKEKRKQQSKDKIIRIRNRTHQKAIGKYVKPPPMKVDNPNTTVVDV
- the LOC141663937 gene encoding uncharacterized protein LOC141663937 isoform X2 → MGSLENGLPVKRDSSFQRLSSSRSDRNSFTQRPRSRFARFILFKKIDYLQWVCTVAVFFFFVVLFQMLLPGSITEKSGDLLSQSRKIVDGDLTFLKEMGVLDFGQDIKFEPSKILAKFQKDVNGSYGAQKGLRFGLRKPQLAMVFTDLLVDPQQIMMVTLAAALREIGYEIEVHSIDDGPAHSVWRNLGFTVNFIQSTGKKEIVVDWLNYDGVLVNSLDARRVISSLLQEPFKSVPLIWTMQDSTLATRLRQYVLNGQVEFVEDWKRVFARATVVVYPNHVLPILYSPCDTGNFFVIPGSPAEAWEVDHFIGSQQYSLRDKMNFSSDDFVIAIAGSQLLYRGMWLEHALVLQAMLPLLRGFPSFNYSTYNVKVIVMSRDSTSNYSVAVEMIATKLKYPIGTVKHISIDEDVDGVVSMVDLVIYGSLYEEQSFPEILKRAMYLEKPIIAPDHALIKKYVDDRVNGYLYPKENIRALTQILWQVMGNGKLSPLARNVASIGKHTAKNIMVSESIEGYSLLLENVLQFPSEVALPQAISVIPQNLKEEWQWHHFQSISDLTFVDKMRKGYTFLDELEKQLNNSQGESSSTVTTTETFLYSIWEEEKFNQIINTRKRREDEELKDRTEQPRGTWDDVYRNAKKADRLKNDLHERDDGELERTGQPLTIYEPYLGEGAWPFLHNRSLYRGLGLSSKGRRSGADDVDAPSRLSLLNNPYYRDVLYEYGAFFAIAHRVDRIHKNAWIGFQSWRATARKESLSKDAESALLSDIETRRHGDALYFWVRMDKDPRNSLQQDFWSFCDAINAGNCRFAFLETLKKMYGIKHNLTSLPPMPKDGGTWSVMHSWALPTRSFLEFVMFSRMLVDSLDSQYYETHHQSGYCYLSLSKDKHCYSRVLELLVNVWAYHSGRRMIYINPDTGLMQEHHMLKSRRGQMWVKWFNNNMLKSMDEDLAEEADSDGPKKRWLWPSTGEVFWKGMYEKERSQRSRDKEKRKQQSKDKIIRIRNRTHQKAIGKYVKPPPMKVDNPNTTVVDV
- the LOC141663937 gene encoding uncharacterized protein LOC141663937 isoform X3, which produces MSSSYDGVLVNSLDARRVISSLLQEPFKSVPLIWTMQDSTLATRLRQYVLNGQVEFVEDWKRVFARATVVVYPNHVLPILYSPCDTGNFFVIPGSPAEAWEVDHFIGSQQYSLRDKMNFSSDDFVIAIAGSQLLYRGMWLEHALVLQAMLPLLRGFPSFNYSTYNVKVIVMSRDSTSNYSVAVEMIATKLKYPIGTVKHISIDEDVDGVVSMVDLVIYGSLYEEQSFPEILKRAMYLEKPIIAPDHALIKKYVDDRVNGYLYPKENIRALTQILWQVMGNGKLSPLARNVASIGKHTAKNIMVSESIEGYSLLLENVLQFPSEVALPQAISVIPQNLKEEWQWHHFQSISDLTFVDKMRKGYTFLDELEKQLNNSQGESSSTVTTTETFLYSIWEEEKFNQIINTRKRREDEELKDRTEQPRGTWDDVYRNAKKADRLKNDLHERDDGELERTGQPLTIYEPYLGEGAWPFLHNRSLYRGLGLSSKGRRSGADDVDAPSRLSLLNNPYYRDVLYEYGAFFAIAHRVDRIHKNAWIGFQSWRATARKESLSKDAESALLSDIETRRHGDALYFWVRMDKDPRNSLQQDFWSFCDAINAGNCRFAFLETLKKMYGIKHNLTSLPPMPKDGGTWSVMHSWALPTRSFLEFVMFSRMLVDSLDSQYYETHHQSGYCYLSLSKQDKHCYSRVLELLVNVWAYHSGRRMIYINPDTGLMQEHHMLKSRRGQMWVKWFNNNMLKSMDEDLAEEADSDGPKKRWLWPSTGEVFWKGMYEKERSQRSRDKEKRKQQSKDKIIRIRNRTHQKAIGKYVKPPPMKVDNPNTTVVDV
- the LOC141665279 gene encoding uncharacterized protein LOC141665279, which gives rise to MTGLLILSSSLNPRDGYKSFNIENICKLVENFYPGNFLGDEKIHLKCELQHYGLDVPVHPDLKNLSTPGDLCHGFVTTEKAYMYPLVDRLLKLVLTLPASTATSERAFSAMKIVKTCPRNRMEDEFLIAYLFLYIEKEIAEIISIDEIINSFYLIKERHTHLK